In Luteimonas viscosa, the following proteins share a genomic window:
- a CDS encoding MerC domain-containing protein has translation MRMSPASLLDASAIGLSGLCLAHCLLLPVGAAMLPALAAAAEAEWLHLLFVAIALPLAMVALGRAHRRRPLPGALWLLAASGLAGLLAGAIGWPAHALETPSTIAGSLLLAAAHGWNWRRRPHPACDG, from the coding sequence ATGAGAATGTCCCCGGCCTCGTTGCTCGATGCCTCTGCGATCGGCCTGTCCGGCCTGTGCCTGGCCCATTGCCTGCTGCTGCCGGTGGGGGCGGCCATGCTCCCTGCGCTGGCCGCGGCGGCCGAGGCCGAGTGGTTGCACCTGCTGTTCGTGGCCATCGCGCTGCCCCTGGCCATGGTGGCGCTGGGTCGTGCGCACCGGCGACGCCCGCTGCCCGGGGCCCTGTGGCTGCTCGCCGCGAGCGGCCTGGCGGGTTTGCTGGCGGGGGCCATCGGCTGGCCGGCGCATGCCCTGGAGACGCCGTCGACCATCGCCGGCAGCCTGCTGCTGGCCGCCGCCCACGGCTGGAACTGGCGGCGGCGGCCGCATCCCGCCTGCGACGGCTGA
- the recC gene encoding exodeoxyribonuclease V subunit gamma, with protein sequence MHTHARTDFRLYHSNALDVLAGLLASELRTPAPGQGPLEPDVVLIPQVALRRWLQATLAQAHGVSANLEFLTPGEFVQRALDANVPGKGEDLDAAALRWRIHAALADPALLRERALQPLRAYLEGAPDPLKAWTLSGELAQAFEKYKAWRREWLLAWEAGEAPRDPQAALWRRVAGGTQHRARRIHEYLEGFAAPDAPLPDGLPKRLFAFAILNVSPDVLRVVATQARVGTLHFYVPSPSRDYWGDLQRVRGGDPGAAAGENPLLRAWGAAGRDFMALLGGYEVVHPDIEVRGDADPGEGGGALAGSLLRRLQSDLFHRRPVPPPAPTAADPRTRLPALRRDDPSLQVHACHTRLRELQVLHDQLRALFEDPRFDPPLQPREVAVLAPDIDPYLPYLDAVFGGRGRGDAGFNQAIPWAVADASPLAGEPLADVFLRLLALPVARFGLVETLDLLASPPLAEAANLDAAAFDRLHAWLHAAGARWGLDGAHRARLDAPDDDAYTWAFALDRLLLGHATGSDAPIATAGGQLVAPMPELEGSALDALDTLVRLLRVLARHARVLDEALTPEGWRERLLGLLDALLTRPPESSNTRRALDRLRSLIDAFAADAHRAGVDTPVPAEIVRAHFAAALSEADTRAPLLTGGVSIARMVPMRLLPFRVICLLGMDDGAFPRRDPGGGIDRLASDVARGLRLRGDRSTRDDDRFLFLQLFAAAQDVFYVSYQGADPRDGSVREPSVLVADLLAAADAQHVPEANAGEALVVRHPLQPFAPAAFGGSDEPRRFSYSAQWWPAAAQPMAKRTPLPAWFDGEALAAPDDGEAAGAVAADGSGIKGASASAAATTLTLDELRRFLQSPADTFLRQRLGLRLAEVEEVDEDVEPLLAPGRGIARQVLQQAVFDAVLRGEDDATTHARLRARGLLPSGPLGHRALEQMRAQVDPYALAFGGWRGDATPESHRLDVPLDEVSLQGRIADVYDKGIVRVRFDPPAGRSAIRNGLDWLLASAAGLARPLVEFHEDRERGAGPHERDPLDPAQARAVLRMLVALRERGLRSPLPFAPYSGWEFFRADDMRKGLEAAAKKWHGSDFNWGESSSEALRLALRGRDPFSDEATQVAFIDLTMGIYLAVVEGKLYAGTDPTALHAIADALDLEEAE encoded by the coding sequence ATGCACACCCACGCCCGGACCGACTTCCGCCTCTACCACTCCAACGCGCTGGACGTGCTGGCCGGGCTGCTCGCCAGCGAGCTGCGCACCCCGGCGCCGGGGCAGGGCCCGCTGGAGCCGGACGTGGTGCTGATCCCGCAGGTGGCGCTGCGCCGCTGGCTGCAGGCCACCCTGGCCCAGGCGCACGGGGTGTCGGCCAATCTGGAATTCCTGACGCCGGGCGAATTCGTGCAGCGCGCGCTGGACGCCAACGTGCCGGGCAAGGGCGAGGACCTCGACGCCGCCGCGCTGCGCTGGCGCATCCACGCCGCACTGGCCGACCCGGCCTTGCTGCGCGAGCGCGCGCTGCAGCCGCTGCGCGCCTACCTGGAAGGCGCGCCCGATCCGCTCAAGGCCTGGACGCTGTCTGGCGAGCTCGCGCAGGCCTTCGAGAAGTACAAGGCCTGGCGCCGCGAATGGCTGCTGGCCTGGGAGGCCGGGGAGGCGCCGCGCGATCCGCAGGCCGCGCTGTGGCGGCGCGTGGCCGGCGGCACGCAGCATCGCGCGCGCCGCATCCACGAGTATCTGGAGGGTTTCGCCGCACCGGATGCGCCGCTGCCGGATGGACTGCCGAAGCGTCTGTTCGCCTTCGCCATCCTCAACGTCTCGCCCGATGTGCTGCGCGTGGTCGCCACCCAGGCGCGCGTGGGCACGCTGCACTTCTACGTGCCCTCGCCCAGCCGCGACTACTGGGGCGACCTGCAGCGCGTGCGTGGCGGCGACCCCGGGGCCGCGGCCGGCGAGAACCCGCTGCTGCGCGCCTGGGGCGCGGCCGGGCGCGACTTCATGGCGCTGCTGGGCGGCTACGAGGTGGTGCACCCGGACATCGAGGTTCGCGGCGATGCCGATCCGGGCGAGGGCGGCGGCGCGCTGGCCGGCAGCCTGCTGCGACGGCTGCAGTCGGACCTGTTCCACCGTCGCCCGGTGCCGCCGCCTGCACCGACCGCCGCGGATCCGCGCACCCGCCTGCCGGCACTGCGCCGCGACGATCCCAGTCTGCAGGTGCACGCCTGCCACACCCGCCTGCGCGAACTGCAGGTGCTGCACGACCAGCTGCGCGCGCTGTTCGAGGATCCGCGCTTCGACCCGCCGCTGCAGCCGCGCGAGGTCGCGGTGCTGGCGCCCGACATCGATCCCTACCTGCCGTACCTCGACGCCGTGTTCGGCGGCCGCGGCCGCGGCGATGCCGGCTTCAATCAGGCGATTCCCTGGGCCGTCGCCGACGCCAGTCCGCTGGCCGGCGAACCGCTGGCCGACGTCTTCCTGCGCCTGCTGGCGTTGCCGGTGGCGCGCTTCGGCCTGGTGGAAACGCTGGACCTGCTGGCCAGCCCGCCGCTGGCCGAGGCCGCGAACCTCGATGCCGCCGCCTTCGACCGCCTGCACGCCTGGCTGCACGCGGCCGGCGCGCGCTGGGGCCTCGATGGCGCGCACCGCGCGCGCCTGGACGCGCCGGACGACGATGCCTACACCTGGGCCTTCGCGCTCGACCGCCTGCTGCTCGGCCACGCCACCGGCAGCGACGCGCCGATCGCCACCGCCGGCGGGCAGCTGGTCGCGCCGATGCCGGAACTCGAAGGCAGTGCGCTCGATGCGCTCGACACCCTCGTGCGCCTGCTGCGCGTGCTCGCGCGCCACGCCCGCGTGCTGGACGAAGCGCTGACGCCCGAGGGCTGGCGCGAGCGCCTGCTCGGCCTGCTCGATGCGCTGCTGACGCGTCCGCCCGAGTCGTCGAACACCCGCCGCGCGCTCGACCGCCTGCGCAGCCTGATCGACGCCTTCGCCGCCGACGCGCATCGCGCCGGCGTCGACACGCCGGTGCCGGCCGAGATCGTGCGCGCCCACTTCGCCGCCGCGCTGTCGGAGGCCGACACCCGCGCGCCGCTGCTCACCGGCGGCGTCAGCATCGCGCGCATGGTGCCGATGCGCCTGCTGCCGTTCCGCGTGATCTGCCTGCTGGGCATGGACGACGGTGCGTTCCCGCGGCGCGATCCGGGCGGCGGGATCGACCGGCTGGCGTCCGATGTCGCCAGGGGTCTGCGCCTGCGCGGGGACCGCTCCACCCGCGACGACGACCGGTTCCTGTTCCTGCAGCTGTTCGCCGCCGCGCAGGACGTGTTCTACGTCAGCTACCAGGGCGCCGACCCGCGCGACGGCAGCGTGCGCGAACCCTCGGTGCTGGTGGCCGACCTGCTGGCCGCGGCCGATGCGCAGCACGTACCCGAAGCGAACGCGGGCGAGGCGCTGGTGGTGCGGCATCCGCTGCAGCCGTTCGCGCCGGCCGCATTCGGCGGCAGCGACGAGCCGCGGCGCTTTTCCTACAGCGCGCAGTGGTGGCCCGCGGCCGCGCAGCCGATGGCGAAGCGTACGCCGCTGCCGGCATGGTTCGATGGCGAGGCGTTGGCTGCGCCGGACGATGGCGAAGCCGCGGGTGCCGTCGCTGCCGACGGTTCCGGAATCAAAGGCGCAAGTGCGTCCGCCGCAGCGACCACGCTCACGCTGGACGAACTGCGCCGCTTCCTGCAGTCGCCGGCCGACACCTTCCTGCGCCAGCGCCTGGGCCTGCGGCTGGCCGAAGTCGAAGAGGTCGACGAGGACGTCGAGCCGCTGCTGGCGCCGGGCCGCGGCATCGCGCGCCAGGTGCTGCAGCAGGCGGTGTTCGATGCGGTGCTGCGCGGCGAAGACGATGCCACCACCCACGCCCGGCTGCGCGCGCGCGGCCTGCTGCCGTCCGGGCCGCTGGGGCATCGCGCGCTGGAGCAGATGCGCGCACAGGTCGATCCCTACGCGCTCGCCTTCGGCGGATGGCGCGGCGATGCGACCCCGGAATCCCATCGCCTGGACGTACCGCTCGACGAGGTGAGCCTGCAGGGCCGCATCGCCGACGTCTACGACAAGGGCATCGTGCGCGTGCGCTTCGATCCACCCGCCGGCCGCTCGGCGATCCGCAACGGCCTCGACTGGCTGCTGGCGAGCGCCGCCGGCCTGGCCAGGCCGCTGGTGGAATTCCACGAGGATCGCGAACGCGGCGCCGGCCCGCATGAGCGCGACCCGCTCGATCCGGCGCAGGCGCGCGCAGTGCTGCGCATGCTCGTCGCCCTGCGCGAACGCGGCCTGCGCAGCCCGTTGCCGTTCGCCCCCTACAGCGGCTGGGAATTCTTCCGCGCCGACGACATGCGCAAGGGCCTCGAGGCCGCGGCGAAGAAGTGGCACGGCAGCGACTTCAACTGGGGCGAGAGCAGCAGCGAAGCCCTGCGCCTGGCGCTGCGCGGCCGCGACCCTTTCAGCGACGAAGCCACGCAGGTTGCCTTCATCGACCTCACGATGGGCATCTACCTGGCGGTGGTGGAGGGCAAGCTCTACGCCGGCACCGACCCGACAGCGTTGCACGCGATCGCCGACGCACTCGACCTGGAGGAGGCCGAATGA
- a CDS encoding c-type cytochrome, giving the protein MRNYDLEFLKRFSMVIGFLVLVTLGLIIGAAFLHRALPPEVDPAAAKRTEYRIAPVGAVYAGSTGAAAQAAAAAAAAAAAASQVAYGGTLDGSVVYQNLCSGCHASGAGGAPTLVTAQWAARIAQGKDTLYRHSIEGFTGNAGVMPAKGGNPALTDEQVQATVDWMLDNLQ; this is encoded by the coding sequence GTGCGCAATTACGACCTCGAGTTCCTCAAGCGCTTTTCGATGGTGATCGGCTTCCTGGTCCTGGTCACGCTGGGCCTGATCATCGGCGCCGCCTTCCTGCATCGCGCGCTGCCGCCGGAGGTCGACCCTGCCGCCGCCAAGCGCACCGAGTACCGCATCGCCCCGGTCGGCGCGGTCTACGCCGGCAGCACCGGCGCCGCCGCCCAGGCCGCGGCGGCGGCGGCGGCCGCGGCGGCCGCCGCCTCGCAGGTGGCCTATGGCGGCACGCTCGACGGCTCGGTGGTGTACCAGAACCTGTGCTCGGGCTGCCATGCTTCGGGCGCCGGCGGCGCGCCGACCCTGGTCACCGCGCAGTGGGCGGCCCGCATCGCCCAGGGCAAGGACACGCTGTACCGGCATTCGATCGAGGGCTTCACCGGCAATGCCGGGGTGATGCCGGCGAAGGGCGGCAATCCTGCGCTGACCGACGAGCAGGTGCAGGCCACCGTCGACTGGATGCTCGACAACCTGCAGTAA
- a CDS encoding ExeM/NucH family extracellular endonuclease: MPAPAPPARSTALPRTLLLLAAGLLAACETPPSDPSAAPRDDGVVAIGTVQGAGPASPLLDETVAVEGVVTGNFARGLGGWFVQDAGDGDEATSDAVFVVADEPAQLRTGDRVRVRGRVVEHGERTRGTLTTLQAEAIEVVGRGEVAPVVLAAAPDDWERYEGMRVRIDAPLTIGGQHELSRRGVLHAAFDGRLFTPTELAPPGPEAERIAAGNARRRLLLDDAMAREDPREVWYLEGRPPPRSGSLVTGVEGIVDQRWGDVRLQLTAAPRIEPAPRPAPPTVAGTVRLAAFNLQNLFNGDGRGGGFPTERGARTPAQLEAQLGRLVATIRALDPHVAALMELENDGYGPDSSIAQLVDALNAGGDDWRFVDSGQGPGDDAIRVGLVYRASRLRPVGAPAMLEDGPFGARSRVPLAQGFVPVAAGRDAGPAFVVVANHFKSKGCREAEGADRDQGDGQACWNATRVESARRLLAWLERDPTRTGSDLVAIVGDMNAYAEEDPLRLLRRHGWRDAMDVASVEGAYSYVFDGQAGRLDHALLSPALAARLAGAATWSSNADEPNVGHRAANSGDPVGNPWRSSDHDPLLVGLDL; this comes from the coding sequence ATGCCCGCTCCTGCCCCGCCCGCCCGTTCGACCGCCCTGCCCCGCACCCTCCTGCTCCTGGCCGCCGGCCTGCTCGCCGCCTGCGAGACGCCGCCGTCCGATCCGTCGGCCGCGCCGCGCGACGACGGCGTGGTCGCCATCGGCACGGTGCAGGGCGCCGGTCCCGCCAGTCCCCTGCTCGACGAGACCGTCGCCGTCGAGGGCGTGGTCACCGGCAATTTCGCACGCGGGCTGGGCGGCTGGTTCGTGCAGGACGCCGGCGACGGCGACGAAGCCACCTCCGACGCGGTGTTCGTGGTGGCCGACGAACCGGCGCAACTGCGCACCGGCGACCGGGTGCGCGTGCGCGGGCGGGTGGTCGAGCACGGCGAGCGGACGCGCGGCACGCTGACCACGCTGCAGGCGGAGGCGATCGAGGTCGTGGGGCGCGGCGAGGTCGCGCCGGTGGTGCTCGCCGCCGCGCCCGACGACTGGGAGCGCTACGAAGGCATGCGCGTCCGCATCGACGCCCCGCTCACCATCGGCGGCCAGCACGAGCTTTCGCGCCGGGGGGTGCTGCATGCGGCTTTCGACGGCCGCCTGTTCACGCCGACCGAACTGGCCCCGCCCGGCCCGGAAGCCGAGCGCATCGCCGCCGGCAATGCCCGCCGCCGGCTGCTGCTCGACGACGCGATGGCGCGCGAGGACCCGCGCGAGGTCTGGTATCTCGAAGGACGGCCGCCGCCGCGCTCGGGCAGCCTGGTGACCGGCGTCGAGGGCATCGTCGACCAGCGCTGGGGCGACGTGCGGCTGCAGCTGACCGCGGCGCCGCGGATCGAACCGGCGCCGCGCCCGGCGCCGCCCACCGTCGCAGGCACGGTGCGCCTGGCCGCGTTCAACCTGCAGAACCTGTTCAACGGCGATGGCCGCGGCGGCGGCTTTCCGACCGAGCGCGGCGCGCGCACGCCGGCGCAGCTCGAGGCCCAGCTGGGCCGCCTGGTGGCGACGATCCGCGCGCTCGATCCCCACGTGGCCGCGCTGATGGAACTGGAGAACGACGGCTACGGGCCGGACTCGAGCATCGCCCAGCTGGTCGACGCGCTCAATGCCGGCGGCGACGACTGGCGCTTCGTCGACAGCGGGCAGGGACCGGGCGACGACGCGATCCGGGTGGGGCTGGTCTACCGGGCGTCGCGGCTGCGGCCGGTCGGCGCCCCGGCGATGCTGGAGGACGGCCCGTTCGGCGCGCGCAGCCGGGTGCCGCTGGCGCAGGGCTTCGTGCCGGTCGCGGCCGGCCGCGACGCGGGCCCGGCCTTCGTGGTCGTGGCCAACCACTTCAAGTCCAAGGGCTGCAGGGAAGCCGAAGGGGCGGACCGCGACCAGGGCGACGGCCAGGCCTGCTGGAACGCGACCCGGGTCGAATCGGCGCGCCGGCTGCTGGCGTGGCTGGAGCGCGATCCCACACGAACAGGAAGCGATCTTGTGGCAATCGTCGGGGATATGAACGCGTACGCCGAGGAGGATCCGCTGCGCCTGTTGCGCCGGCACGGCTGGCGGGACGCGATGGACGTGGCGAGCGTGGAGGGTGCCTACAGCTACGTGTTCGACGGCCAGGCCGGACGCCTGGACCACGCCCTGCTCAGCCCCGCGCTGGCGGCCCGGCTGGCGGGCGCGGCGACATGGTCCAGCAACGCCGACGAGCCGAACGTCGGCCATCGCGCCGCAAATTCCGGCGATCCTGTGGGAAATCCGTGGCGCAGCTCGGACCACGATCCGCTGCTGGTGGGGCTGGACCTCTAG
- a CDS encoding alpha/beta hydrolase, translating into MSTLPAFPADAGTLLLPGPAGALEVSVDPPDDDVATLPLVAIVCHPLPTEGGTMHNKVVTMAARSLRELGATTVRFNFRGTGHSEGEFDQGDGELEDLRAVAAWVRAQRPEAALWLAGFSFGAYVTLRAAAELQPALLLSIAPPAGRWDFDDIELPTMPWLVIQGENDEIVDPQAVYDWLERSRAQAELVRMPDTSHFFHRKLIDLRGAIKHGVRAYLPAADG; encoded by the coding sequence ATGTCCACCCTCCCCGCCTTTCCCGCCGACGCCGGGACCCTGCTGTTGCCGGGCCCCGCGGGCGCGCTGGAAGTCTCGGTCGATCCGCCCGACGACGATGTCGCCACGCTGCCGCTGGTGGCGATCGTCTGCCATCCGCTGCCGACCGAGGGCGGGACGATGCACAACAAGGTGGTGACCATGGCCGCGCGCAGCCTGCGCGAGCTGGGCGCGACCACCGTGCGCTTCAACTTCCGCGGCACCGGCCACTCCGAAGGCGAGTTCGACCAGGGCGACGGCGAGCTCGAGGACCTGCGCGCGGTCGCCGCCTGGGTGCGGGCGCAACGGCCGGAGGCGGCGCTGTGGCTGGCGGGCTTCAGCTTCGGCGCCTACGTCACCCTGCGCGCGGCGGCCGAACTGCAGCCGGCCCTGCTGCTGTCGATCGCGCCGCCGGCCGGACGCTGGGACTTCGACGACATCGAGCTGCCGACCATGCCCTGGCTGGTGATCCAGGGAGAGAACGACGAGATCGTGGATCCGCAGGCGGTCTACGACTGGCTCGAGCGCAGCCGCGCCCAGGCCGAACTGGTGCGCATGCCCGACACCAGCCACTTCTTCCACCGCAAGCTGATCGACCTGCGCGGCGCGATCAAGCACGGCGTGCGCGCCTACCTGCCTGCCGCGGATGGATGA
- the zapE gene encoding cell division protein ZapE, with protein MDDAAPAETPSQRYRAGVERGDWQDDPAQQPALHALDRLHDALLQPGPRVGLFDRLRGREPPPAPDGLYLWGGVGRGKTFLVDLFYAGLPLPEIRGEALAGGRTTAAAPGKRRTHFHRFMRRVHEQLRTHSGERDPLATIASDWRARLRVLVLDEFFVSDIGDAMILARLLERMFDEGIVLVTTSNVDPPDLYRDGLQRARFLPAIELIRRHCEVVHLDSPIDYRLRALTRSPVYRAPLDSGSDAWLDSRWRELGGDDAHREAGIEIDGRRIPVRARCQDMAWFDFDALCEGPRGATDYIEIAREFHTVLLGGIPVLEATRDDAARRFVTLIDELYDRHVNLVCTADAAPHALYAGERLGAAFERTASRLVEMQGEDYLASGHLGA; from the coding sequence ATGGATGACGCCGCCCCGGCGGAAACGCCGTCGCAACGCTACCGCGCCGGTGTCGAACGCGGCGACTGGCAGGACGATCCGGCGCAGCAGCCCGCGCTGCACGCGCTCGACCGCCTGCACGACGCCCTGCTGCAACCCGGACCGCGCGTTGGCCTGTTCGACCGCCTGCGCGGCCGCGAGCCGCCGCCGGCGCCGGACGGCCTGTACCTGTGGGGCGGCGTGGGACGCGGCAAGACCTTCCTGGTCGACCTGTTCTATGCCGGATTGCCGCTGCCGGAGATCCGCGGCGAAGCGCTGGCCGGCGGCCGGACGACGGCGGCCGCGCCCGGCAAGCGCCGCACCCATTTCCACCGTTTCATGCGCCGCGTCCACGAGCAGCTGCGCACGCACTCCGGCGAACGCGACCCGCTGGCGACGATCGCCAGCGACTGGCGCGCGCGCCTGCGGGTGCTGGTGCTCGACGAGTTCTTCGTCAGCGACATCGGCGACGCGATGATCCTGGCGCGGCTGCTCGAGCGGATGTTCGACGAGGGCATCGTGCTGGTGACCACCTCCAACGTCGATCCGCCCGACCTGTACCGGGACGGCCTGCAGCGCGCGCGCTTCCTGCCGGCGATCGAGCTGATCCGCCGCCACTGCGAAGTGGTGCACCTCGACAGCCCGATCGACTACCGCCTGCGCGCGCTGACCCGCTCGCCGGTGTATCGCGCGCCGCTGGACTCCGGGTCGGATGCCTGGCTGGACTCGCGCTGGCGCGAACTGGGCGGCGACGATGCGCACCGCGAGGCCGGCATCGAGATCGACGGCCGCCGCATCCCGGTGCGCGCGCGCTGCCAGGACATGGCCTGGTTCGATTTCGACGCGCTGTGCGAAGGCCCGCGCGGCGCCACCGACTACATCGAGATCGCACGCGAGTTCCACACCGTGCTGCTCGGCGGCATCCCGGTGCTCGAGGCCACGCGCGACGACGCGGCGCGTCGTTTCGTCACCCTGATTGACGAGCTGTACGACCGCCACGTCAACCTGGTGTGCACCGCCGATGCCGCGCCGCACGCGCTGTATGCTGGTGAACGCCTTGGCGCCGCGTTCGAGCGCACGGCATCGCGGCTGGTGGAGATGCAGGGCGAGGACTATCTGGCCAGCGGGCACCTGGGCGCGTAG